The genomic DNA GCCGCAGTGCCAAGCCCCACGATGCGGAACAATATGGTGCCGAATTGCTCGAGGATGTGATCCGCCTTCTAGATCATCTCGCGATCGAAAAAGCCCATATAGTCGGCTATTCCATGGGCGGATTCATCGTCATTAAACTGTCACAAACCTTTCCAAACCGTATGCTTAGCGCCGTGGCGTGTGCTTCCGGTTTTGAGCGCCCGGAAGGAGATCGTTTGGAGGTGTTACTGCAGCTTATTGAGACCCTTGACGAATCACAAAGCTACAAGCCCTTACTGCTTTTTCTGGAGCCCGGTGCGCCGAGAAAATGGAAAATAGGTTTCGTAAACTTTTTTATGAGGTGGATGAATGATACCAAAGCATTGTGCGCGTTGATGAAATCTTTTCGCGATTTGGCGGTGACCGAAGATGAATTGCGCAACAACCAAGTGCCCATGCTGTCCATTGTCGGCTCCCGCGATCCTTTGGGCAGAGGTGTCGAAGAAATGTTGGAGATGATGCCCCGTTACGAAGCAGTTTATGTTGACGGGGGCGATCATTTGACAACCATGTTCAGCCAACAATTTAAAGAGGCACTGATTTCCTTTCTCGGAAAAAGGGTCGGCGGGGTTGTGGATACCTGAAGGCGCGCGGAGCACAGGAGGGGGGTACCTCTGAACACCATCTACGGATAACACAAAAATTGTAATTCCGCTTCATTTAATTTAAAATAGGGATTGCTGAGAAGTTTCGTTTTTCTGTGTTTTGCAACTACGATTGGATGTAATCATGCGTGTTTTCCTTTGGTGTATGCTTTTTGTGCTTTGCGGGGTGGTACCGCTCACAGCTTCCGAATCGGAGGAGAATGCCTGTTTTTCGCTGTCCCGCTCTTTGCCTGAGGAAGGCTATGTACCCGGCAAAGCTGTATCGATTGTCGTTACCGTAGCGCAACACTGCGACCGGGTTCCCAGTGCCATAGGTTTTTCCGAAACCATCTCTGAAAACTGGGAATTTGTTCAGATGAAAATGCTCCTCGGCGCCGCGCCGGCAGTCTTTCCCCTTGCTGGAAAAACAGAAAAGTTAGAGTTTGCTTGGATCACGCCTCCGCAGTTTCCGATTAAACTTGAATATACCTTAAAAGCGCGCGTCGATTCACCTGCAGATCTTGTCATAACGGGGCTTGTCCTTTTTCGCTTTGACGGTCCTGAGTTTCGCTCTGAAAGCGTAGAAACAACCCTTTCAGTCCGTGACCCTGCCCCTGCTGTGGAAGGTGAAATCTTCGGGGAAGGTGAAGATAATCCGCCTCACGAGGAAGGAGAAACAGAACCGGCACCCAATGAGATTGAAGCTGCGTCGGGCTGCTGTGCCGCCGAGCCTCAAAAAGGGGGCGCTCTGCCCTCGTCTTTAGGGGATTGCGGCTTACTGGGTCTGGCTTTTCTAAGCCTTTTATGC from Candidatus Hydrogenedentota bacterium includes the following:
- a CDS encoding alpha/beta hydrolase, whose amino-acid sequence is MILIHGYGINGDLNWRHSGVARALRKAGYRVILPDVRGHGRSAKPHDAEQYGAELLEDVIRLLDHLAIEKAHIVGYSMGGFIVIKLSQTFPNRMLSAVACASGFERPEGDRLEVLLQLIETLDESQSYKPLLLFLEPGAPRKWKIGFVNFFMRWMNDTKALCALMKSFRDLAVTEDELRNNQVPMLSIVGSRDPLGRGVEEMLEMMPRYEAVYVDGGDHLTTMFSQQFKEALISFLGKRVGGVVDT